GCAGCGCCGCCACGCCGGAAAAGACGACCGCCACCGGCCCCTGCCGGGCGTGCACCGCCGCGAAGGCCAGCGACGCCACGATCACCGCCGCCGTCACCCCCAGTGCCGGCGTGAGACCGGCCTGCACCAGGGCGCGCCACACCAGCTCCTCGTAGCCCGCCGCGGCCACCGCGATGGCGATGGCCAGCAGCGCAGGGTAGCGGGCCGCCGCCGCGCCCACGGAGGGCGGCGCGGGGGTGCGCCCCGACGCGCGGTAGGCCCAGCGCAGCACCAGGGCGCCCGCCCGCTGCAGCGCCGCGGAGAGTACGCCCAGCGCCAGCGCCAGGGCGGCGGCGATCCCCAGCGTGGCCCCCAGCCGCGGCCCCGCCGGCCCGGCGAAGAGCGGCCCGGCGGGGAGCCCCGCGCGACCCAGAACCCAGAGCACGGCCGGCACGCACGCGGCGTAGGCCGCCACCCGCGCGCCCGCCGCGGTGTGGACGCGCGTACCCGTGCCGCGCCCCCCTACGCCCAGGAGCAGCGCCACCAGCGCGCCGGACACCAGCAGCGGCGCGAAGGCGAGGGCCAGCCCAGCCAGCAGGAGGATCACGCAGCCCCTTCGAGCTCGTCGGCCTTCAGGGGCATACCCATGAGGAGCACGTAGGCGGAGAACTCGTCCAGGCCGTTGATCCCCAGGTAGCGGTCCACCTCGTCGTCGTAAAAGCCCGCGATGGCGCACGCGGACACGCCGAGCGCCGTGGCGGCCAGGTAGGCGTTCTGCGCCGCGTGGCCGCACTCCACCAGCAGGAGGCGGAAGCCGCGGTCGCCGTACTTGAAGGTGGCCCGCAGCGGCGTCACCGACATCACCAGCATCACCGCCACGCCCTCGTAGTTGAGCCCGGTGGTCACCATCTGCTCGAGCTGCGCGCGCACCGCCGGCGCCTCCGTGGCGCGGATCTGCTCCAGGTGGTGGTCGAAGGCGTTGTAGTGGTAGACGCCGGGAACGAGCCCCTCCACGTTCACCACCACCGCGTACAGCTCCAGCGGGTAGAGCGCGCCGCCCGAGGGCACCACGCGGCGGCGGATGTCCATCGCCTGCTGCGCCGCGGCGGCGGTGGCGCGCGCCTTCTGGTCGCCCACCAGGTCGGGGCTCTCCGGCGTGGCCCCGCTGCGGAAGGCGACGCCGTCCGCCTGCTCCACGGCCGGCGCCGGAAGGCACTCGCCGATGGGCGCCGGCGCGGTGCGGATCACCCCGTACGTGTAGTACAGCAGGTCGGACAGGTGCTCCAGCGGAACGGCATCGGCCGAGAACACCGGCCCCGTGCCCGCCAGCATCGCCGAGCGGCGCCCCAGCACCACCTGGTCGAACGGGGCGAACGGCTCCCTCGCGCGAAAGGGGTCGGGGAGCGCCAGCCGCGGCACCGTGGCGTACGTCTTGTAGCTCTGGCGGGCGCTCAGCACCTTGCGCGCGTCGCCAAAGAACCACTGGATCCGCCGCACCGCCGCCTCGATTCCCGCACGGGGGCGCAGCTTGGTGTTCTCCCAGAAGATCTCCGGGAGCGTATCGATCTCTTCCCGCTCGGTCGTCGCCTGCGACGAGACCAGGTCCACCGTTTCGATCGGCATGTTCGGCTCGCTTCAGGGATACGGGTGGAGGAAGGTGTTCAGCTCGTCTTCACGCAGCGGCGTGTCGCGCAGCCCCATGTGCACCGGCACGTCGTACAGCCGCTTGCCGCCCAGGAGCGGCGAGTCGTGCCGCGAGTTCATCACCTGGATGCCGGGGACCACCACCCGCATCACGTGCAGCCCCGCCTCGCGCACGTCCGATGGGGTGAGGTCCACCGTGATCACCTCCAGCCCGCGCGCCTTCAGCCGCTCCACGCAGATCGCCAGGTCGCGCGCCGGGTCGCCGGTGGCCACGTTCTCGATGGACGACACGGGCACGGGCTCGTTGTCGCCCCACAGGAACTCCATGTGCTTCCGCATTCCGGGAAGCATGTAGACCTTGGAGTGCTGGTTGAAGTCGATCACGTCCGTGTGGTCGTCCCTGAAGCGCTCGGGCGGCCCGTCGAACAGCTCCCGCTTCCACCCCACGATCCCCTGCGCCGACTCCAGCAGCGCCTTGATGGCGCCCTCCAGCGGGTTCAGCCGCGTCGCCGAGCCCACCAGCACGCCAGTCGGCTCGTGGATGGCGAAGGAGACGAAGGTGGGGATCCCCAGGTCGAGCGTGGCGTTCACCATCTCGAAGCGCAGCCCCGGCGAGTCGAAGCGCTCGCGGAAGATCGCCCCCAGCTCGTCGTCGCCGTCGAAGCGCACCCGCGGCAGCGACAGCCGGTTGTTCCAGGCGATGATGATCTGGTCGCGCTCCAGCACCTCGAAGAGCGCCTTGAGCGTGGCGTCGTCGCGGCTCCGCGAGCAGGCGCACCCGCTGGAGATGCTGTCGACGATGTAGTCCTCTCCCGGCCTGAAGCGGTACGGCAGGAAGACGAAGGGCCCGGGAACCAGGGTGTCGCGGCCGGTGGTGAGGTTGTGGCCGCGCACCCAGCTGGTGACCGTGTCGCGGTTGAAGGGGGCGTAGAACCCCTGTCCCAGCTCGCGCCCGGCGTACTCCTCGTACTGCCGCGGCGTGTACAGGGCGAACTCCTCCGGGGCGACCGCCTCGTCCTGCAGCTCGTTGTACGAGCAGTAGCGGTGCTCGCGGTGGTCGTACACGGCCGCGGCGTAGCGCTCCACCGCCTCGCCCACCGCCGCGCCCACGGCCCACGCGCGGGTGAAGCCGACGCCGCACCCCCACTTGCTGGACTTCACCAGCCCCGTGCGGTAGCGGGCGACGTTGGTGGACTCGGCCACGAAGCAGAAGATGCGCGGATCGGTCGGCTCGATGGGGAGCTCGAAGCAGTTGGAGACGATCCCCGTGACCGGGTCGCAGACGACGGAGTCCGCGAGCGGCTCGGCGTTACTGGAGCGAAGGGCTGGCAGGCTGAGCATTGGGCTGCATCCACGGTCGAATGGAGGGGAATCCTCGAGCGCGGACGCCGCACGCGGGACAGCGGGGGAGCTTCAGCACCGAGTGCGTGGTGCCCTTCATGGAGAGGAAGGCGTACTCCAGCGTCTTGCCGAAGAGAACCGGCTCCATCAGCGACGCGCGCGAGGCGAGGAAGCGCACCGCCTCCAGCGCAGCCAGGCCGGCGGCCAGGTCCACGATCCCGGGCACCAGGTTGTCCGAGGTGGGGACGCGGGCGCCGTCGCGCATCGCCGTGCGCATGGCCACGTGGTCGTCGTAGTACAGCATGTTCGATTCGATGCGCCGCTCGTAGCACGTCCAGCACGCCGTCTCGTACGGCAGCACGAACGGCCCCAGCCGCACCCCGAAGCCCGCCACGTACACCGGGAGCCACGCCACGTTTGCGCGGAGCGCCACGCGGTTGAACCACACCAGGAAGGCGGGGTCGAACGGGTCGGGCGCCACCAGGTAGAGGTCGGCCTGGGGGAGGTGGACGTCCACCCTGGCCGGGTCGGCGGGGCGCTCCAGCGCCACGGTCTCCGCGCTCCCCACCCCGTGGCGCGTCACGGCCGCGGCCACCGCCTCGGCCACCAGCCCGCTCCCGATCACCGCCACGCGCCCCTTCGACAGGATGGAGGCGAGGGTCGCCCCGTCGTAGCCGAGGTCGTTGAACGCGCGCATCTCGGGGGTGGGCTCCTCCGACGATTCGTGCGTCCCGTTGCCGTTCTCGCCGGCGTGGGCGGACCCGTTCATGGTCTCCACCAGCCCGAAGAGCTGGAGCGAGCGCACGGCGTCCACCACCTCGGTCTCGTTCAGGTCGCCCGCCAGCTCGGCCTGCATCTGCTCCAGGGTGCGGGTGCCGTCCAGCAGCCGCAGCACCTGCACGGCGCCGTGGCCCGCGGCCCGCACGATGCGCGTGCCCACGGCGATCCGTGCCAGCTGGCCTGCGTCGTCGGGGATAACCAGCGCCCCGGGCCTTACCCGCAGGCGGTGGGGAGTATCGGTTGGGCTGCTCATCGGTGCGGCATCCGGGCGTCGGGGGAAAGCCGGGGCGGCTGCGTGCCGGCCCCTCGTCGTTCTGCGCGTGTCGTAATCAGGGTGGCTGCCCGGACGCACCTCTAACCTGACCGTCTGCGCGAAGGATGGAAGCTACGTTTTGCTACGGTTTAAGCGTGCAGACTACATGGCCGACTGGAACTCCTGCTGCTCGAACTCACCACTCTCGCCGCCAGCGCAATCGCTGTCGCTAAACGAGAAGTTGCAGTGGCAGCAGCAGCAGCAGCAACAGTTGCCCACGACCAGCACCGGCGTGTCACCGGCGAGGCGCAGCACGCTCTCGTTCGGGTTCTCGAACAGCTCCACCAGACGGAATGCTACGTTCTTCGCAAGGCTCATTGGGACCGTGTCCTGAAGTTGGTTGTGCGAGACGGGTGAACGAGAGGTGCGCCGGGAAGCGTCGCTAACTATGGGGTCACATTTACTCAATGTCAAGTAAAAGTCGCCAACACTTGTTTCTCAATGTCCAGGCAGGCGCTTTTGCGGCCGATGGCGGCGTGCCTCCCAGGAGCGTGGAAACACCTGCTTGCCTCGCGCACCCGCCGGTGCTATCCTTCCCACAACGCCGCAAACACAAGGGCTGTACGGATTTCTCGCTTTCGTCCCCGTGCGCGCGCCGGACCCCGCGGTGGCTAGAAACCCCGGGCGCCGAGGGCCTCTCTCGCGCACGGCGAGGCGTCTGACGCGGAAAACCGGAAGGTGCAGGTTCGTGGCGCAAAACGGCAGTTTCTATTTACCGTTACATTTACTTACTTTTGCACCGGCGCTCCCGTGCCTCTCATGAACTGGACAAAGAGGACGCTCTGCGCTGCGCTGTTCACGGCGCTCGCGTCCGCCCTCGCCGCGCAGCCGGCGGCACCCGCCCACCCGCTCGACCCGCTCACCGCGGACGAGATCCGCGCCGCGGTCGAGGTGCTGCGTGTGTCCGGAAAGGTGACCGACGAGAGCGCGCTGGTGACCCTGGAGCTGCGCGAGCCGCACAAGGGCGCGCCCGCCACGGCCAGCCGCGAGGCGTTCGCCGTGGTGTACGAGCGCGCGGCCCGCGCCACCTACGAGGCCGTCGTGGACCTGCCCGCGCGGCGCGTGGTGAGCTGGCGCCTGATCGCCGGAGTGCAGCCGCCCTTTCTGGCCAGCGACTACGTCCTCCTGCGCACCGTGATCTGGGCGGACGGCGCCTGGCAGGCGGCGATGCGCGCCCGCGGCATCACCGATCTCGCCGGCGTGGTGCTGACCCCCTGGCTGGGCGGCGACTACGGCGACGCACCCCGTGGCGCGCGGCTGGTGCGCGCGACTTTCAACTACCGCGGGCGCGCGCGCAACGAGTACGCGCGCCCCATCGAGGGAGTGGCCGCGTACGTGGACCTCGACGCGCGCCGCGTGGTGAAGCTCGTGGACACGGGCGAGGTGCCGCTGGCCGAGCCGAACGACTTCCACCAGCCCGCCCCCGGCCGCGCCCCGCTGAAGCCGCTCACGGTGGAGCAGCCGGCGGGCCCCAGCTTCGTGGTGGAGGGGAACGAGGTGCGCTGGGACCGCTGGCGCTTCCGCTACGCCATCCGCCCGCGCGAGGGGCTGGTACTGTACACGGTGCGCTGGATGGACGCCGGGCGGGAGCGCTCCGTGCTGCACCGTGCGTCGCTCTCGGAGGCGGTGGTCCCCTACGGCGACCCGGGCCCGCTCTGGTTCTTTCGCAACGCCTTCGACGTAGGCGAGTACGGCATCGGCGCGGGGAACACCAGCCTGCTCGACGCCCTGGTCGACGCCCCGGCGAACGCGGTCTTCCTTCCCGCCGTGTACGCGGACGAGGTGGGGGAGCCGGTGGAGGTGCCGCGCGCCGCCGCCCTCTACGAGCGCGACGGCGGCCTGCTGTGGAAGCACGCCAGCGTGCTCGCCGAGGAGAACGACGCCCGGCGCGGGCGCGAGCTGGTGCTGGCCTACACGGCCACGGTGGGGAACTACGACTACGTCTTCCGCTGGATCTTTCGCCAGGACGGCGCCATCGAGCACCAGGTGCAGATGACCGGCGTGATGGCGGTGAAAGGGGTGGCCGACGATACCGCCCACGTCCACACGAGCACCGGCCATCGCGTGCAGCGGCGGCTCGTGGCCGTGCACCACCAGCACTTCTTCAACTACCGTCTGGACCTGGACGTGGACGGCACCACCAACCGCGTCGTGGAGATGAACACGCGCGCGCTCCCCCGCGGGCGGGAGAACCCGGAGGGCAACGCGTTCGTGATGGAGGAGACGGTGCTGGAGCGGGAGCGCGGGGCGCGGCGCCACCTGAGCCTGGAGACGAGCCGCGCGTGGAAGGTGGAGAACCCCGGCATCCGCACGGCGCTGGGCTACCACCCCGGCTACGCGCTGATCCCGGCGACGAACGCGGTTCCCTACGCGGACCCGTCGTCGTCGGTGCGGCGGCGCGCGGGGTTCCTGGACGCGCACCTGTGGGTGACGCCCTACGCGCCGCTGGAGATCAACGCGGCCGGCGCCTACGTCAACCAGAGCCGCGGCGGTGACGGGCTCCCCGCCTGGACGCGCGCGGACCGCCCCCTGGACGGCCGCGACGTGGTTCTCTGGTACACGCTGGGCACCACCCACCTCCCCCGCCCGGAGGAGTGGCCGGTGATGCCGGTGACAACGCTGGGATTCCGCCTCGTCCCCTTTGGCTTCTTCGACCGCAACCCCGCC
The Longimicrobium sp. DNA segment above includes these coding regions:
- a CDS encoding CPBP family intramembrane glutamic endopeptidase; amino-acid sequence: MILLLAGLALAFAPLLVSGALVALLLGVGGRGTGTRVHTAAGARVAAYAACVPAVLWVLGRAGLPAGPLFAGPAGPRLGATLGIAAALALALGVLSAALQRAGALVLRWAYRASGRTPAPPSVGAAAARYPALLAIAIAVAAAGYEELVWRALVQAGLTPALGVTAAVIVASLAFAAVHARQGPVAVVFSGVAALLLGAAFAWRGDLSAVVLAHAAYNSGAVLLDRWRHPAAPRPAPAAGAPFTAAVGR
- a CDS encoding SagB/ThcOx family dehydrogenase: MPIETVDLVSSQATTEREEIDTLPEIFWENTKLRPRAGIEAAVRRIQWFFGDARKVLSARQSYKTYATVPRLALPDPFRAREPFAPFDQVVLGRRSAMLAGTGPVFSADAVPLEHLSDLLYYTYGVIRTAPAPIGECLPAPAVEQADGVAFRSGATPESPDLVGDQKARATAAAAQQAMDIRRRVVPSGGALYPLELYAVVVNVEGLVPGVYHYNAFDHHLEQIRATEAPAVRAQLEQMVTTGLNYEGVAVMLVMSVTPLRATFKYGDRGFRLLLVECGHAAQNAYLAATALGVSACAIAGFYDDEVDRYLGINGLDEFSAYVLLMGMPLKADELEGAA
- a CDS encoding YcaO-like family protein — encoded protein: MLSLPALRSSNAEPLADSVVCDPVTGIVSNCFELPIEPTDPRIFCFVAESTNVARYRTGLVKSSKWGCGVGFTRAWAVGAAVGEAVERYAAAVYDHREHRYCSYNELQDEAVAPEEFALYTPRQYEEYAGRELGQGFYAPFNRDTVTSWVRGHNLTTGRDTLVPGPFVFLPYRFRPGEDYIVDSISSGCACSRSRDDATLKALFEVLERDQIIIAWNNRLSLPRVRFDGDDELGAIFRERFDSPGLRFEMVNATLDLGIPTFVSFAIHEPTGVLVGSATRLNPLEGAIKALLESAQGIVGWKRELFDGPPERFRDDHTDVIDFNQHSKVYMLPGMRKHMEFLWGDNEPVPVSSIENVATGDPARDLAICVERLKARGLEVITVDLTPSDVREAGLHVMRVVVPGIQVMNSRHDSPLLGGKRLYDVPVHMGLRDTPLREDELNTFLHPYP
- a CDS encoding TOMM precursor leader peptide-binding protein; its protein translation is MSSPTDTPHRLRVRPGALVIPDDAGQLARIAVGTRIVRAAGHGAVQVLRLLDGTRTLEQMQAELAGDLNETEVVDAVRSLQLFGLVETMNGSAHAGENGNGTHESSEEPTPEMRAFNDLGYDGATLASILSKGRVAVIGSGLVAEAVAAAVTRHGVGSAETVALERPADPARVDVHLPQADLYLVAPDPFDPAFLVWFNRVALRANVAWLPVYVAGFGVRLGPFVLPYETACWTCYERRIESNMLYYDDHVAMRTAMRDGARVPTSDNLVPGIVDLAAGLAALEAVRFLASRASLMEPVLFGKTLEYAFLSMKGTTHSVLKLPRCPACGVRARGFPSIRPWMQPNAQPASPSLQ
- a CDS encoding primary-amine oxidase, translated to MNWTKRTLCAALFTALASALAAQPAAPAHPLDPLTADEIRAAVEVLRVSGKVTDESALVTLELREPHKGAPATASREAFAVVYERAARATYEAVVDLPARRVVSWRLIAGVQPPFLASDYVLLRTVIWADGAWQAAMRARGITDLAGVVLTPWLGGDYGDAPRGARLVRATFNYRGRARNEYARPIEGVAAYVDLDARRVVKLVDTGEVPLAEPNDFHQPAPGRAPLKPLTVEQPAGPSFVVEGNEVRWDRWRFRYAIRPREGLVLYTVRWMDAGRERSVLHRASLSEAVVPYGDPGPLWFFRNAFDVGEYGIGAGNTSLLDALVDAPANAVFLPAVYADEVGEPVEVPRAAALYERDGGLLWKHASVLAEENDARRGRELVLAYTATVGNYDYVFRWIFRQDGAIEHQVQMTGVMAVKGVADDTAHVHTSTGHRVQRRLVAVHHQHFFNYRLDLDVDGTTNRVVEMNTRALPRGRENPEGNAFVMEETVLERERGARRHLSLETSRAWKVENPGIRTALGYHPGYALIPATNAVPYADPSSSVRRRAGFLDAHLWVTPYAPLEINAAGAYVNQSRGGDGLPAWTRADRPLDGRDVVLWYTLGTTHLPRPEEWPVMPVTTLGFRLVPFGFFDRNPALDVVP